The window AGCGCGTAGGTGGTGAAGGACACCGCCGAGATGAAGCGCCAGGACAGGCTGAAACCGAGGTGGAACAGCGCGATGCGGTCGTACCAGGCCAGCGCCGCGTAGGCCACGAGCGTGGAGATCACCGCCAGCACCCACCGGCCCGCCGGGATGGCCGCGAAGGCGGCACCGACCTTGTCGAGCGTGACATCGTCGTGATGCAGTTCCCGGAACAGCAGCCACAGCGACAAGGCGACGGCACCGAGCCCGATCACCGGCCAAAGGAAGTTCAGGTAGCGTTTCAAGACTGTCCCTTGTGGCCGGGACCGGCCGGCGTGCCCCGGCGGTCCGCGCCTTCTACCCGATAACGCCCCGCAAAGCGAAGCGGCGAGCCCGATGGGCTCGCCGCAGGGTGGTGCCCGCCGATGAGGTTGGAGTGAGGCTCAGAACGGCTTCACGACGACCAGGATCACGATGCCGATCAGCAGCACGGTCGGGATCTCGTTCACCACGCGAAAGTAGGTCGCCGACTTGGCGTTGGCGTCGCCCGCGAAGCGGCGGACGTTGGCGCCGAGCACGCCGTGCACACCCGTCATCAGCACCACGAGCAGGATCTTGCCGTGCAGCCAGTGGGCGTGGAACCAGCCGCCCTGGTAGGCGATCCAGAGGCCGGTGGCCCAGGCCGCCAGCATGGCGGGGGTGAGGATGCCGCGGTACAGGCGCCGCTCCATCACCTTGAACGTCTCGGACTGCGGCGTGTTGGGGCCGACGGTCGCGTGGTACACCATCAGCCGCGGCAGGTAGAGCATCCCCACCATCCAGGCGATGATGGTGACGACGTGCAGCGCCTTGAACCAGAGGTAATAGTCTTCCATCGGGGAGTCCTGTGGTCGGTCCGGTCAGGCCCGCAGCCGCGCCACCAGCCGCTGGACGTGCGGGATGGGCGTGTCGGGCGTGATGCCGTGGCCGAGGTTGAACACGTGCGGGCGGCGCGCGAAGGCGCCGCGGATATCGTCCACCGCCGCGTCGAGCGCCCGGCCGCCGGCGATCAGCGCTTTCGGGTCGAGGTTGCCCTGCACGGGCAGCGCGCGCGGCAGCGCCGCGTCGGCCCAGTGCGGGTCCACGACGATGTCGAGCCCGAGCGCGGTCACGCCGCTCTCAGCGGCGCGCAGCAGCTGCCCGCCCGACACGCGCGGGAAGCCGACGATGCGCGCGCCCGGCCGGCGTGCCCGCACGCCGGCGACGATGCGCTCGATCGGCGCCTGCGACCAGCGCTCGTATTCGAGCCGCGGCAGCACGCCGGCCCAGCTGTCGAAAATCATCACGGCGTCGGCGCCGGCATCGAGCTGGGCCGACAGGTAGGTGACCGAGGCCTCGGTCACCCGGTCGATGATCCGCCCGAACAGCTCCGGGTCCCGGTAGGCGAGGTCGCGCGCCGGCCCCTGGTCCGGCGTGCCGGAGCCGGCCACCATGTAGCTCGCCACCGTGAAGGGCGCGCCGCAGAAGCCGATCAGCGCCGTCTCGGGCCCGAGCGCACCGCGCACGCGCTCCACGGTCTCCAGCACCGGCGCCAGCCGGCCCATGTCGACCGCCTCGTGCAGCTCCGAGAACCCCTCGGCCGTGGTGACCGGCTTCAGCTTGGGGCCGTGGCCGCTCTCGAAGGCGGTCGGCAGCCCGAGCGCGTCCGGCACTACGAGGATGTCGGAGAACAGGATCGCGGCGTCGAAGCCGAAGCGGCGGATCGGCTGCAGCGTCACCTCGGCGGCGCGCTTCGGGTCGTAGCAGAGGTCGAGGAAGGTCGGCGCCGTGGCGCGGACCTCGCGGTATTCCGGCAGGTAGCGGCCGGCCTGGCGCATCAGCCAGACGGGGGGCTTCGGCGCCACCTCGCCGTCGAGGACGCGCAGGAAGAGCGAGGCTTCGCCCGGGTCGCCTCCGGCGGATCGGCGGATCGGATCTTCCAAAAAAGAATCCTTTTAGAATCTTGGATTTGCTGAGTCTGCTGGGGGGCCGGATTAGCGTCATCCAAGGGTGGACACAACATGTCCCACCGCCGCGCCCGGACTCGGCGGAGTCAAGCCCTTCCCGGGCCGCCCCCGGGACAGCTCCGGATTCCGCAGACTCCGCAGCGGCTTGAACCCCGCCCGGTCGGGACCGCCGGCCGACTTGTCCCCACAATCCCCCCTGTCGACAGGCACGGCCCCGCGATGGCTCCACCGGCCCACGGCTGGGGGCCGAAACCGGGCTTTCCCACAGGGGTCCGGGGCGGGGGCGATTTTCGCGGAATCCGTCCACAGGCGGCCGCGGGTGGGCGGGAAAACCGGCCTGGACCCCGGATTCAGCGTGACTCTTCGGCGGCTTGCGCGGAGTCCCGGCACGGGAAAACTCCGGCCGCGCAGGTTTCAGGGTCGACCGTCGCGCGGCTCCGCCCCGAAGGGCGCCGCCCTCCGGAAACCGTGCTAAAGCGGTGCCGAACGCGGCACCGATCGGACGCCCCCATGGGACGGCACTATTTCCACCTGCACCTGATCTCGGACTCGACGGGCGAGACGCTGATCGCGGCCAGCCGCGCGGTGGCGGCCCAGTACCAGGACGTGTCGTCGATCGAGCACGTTTACCCGCTGGTGCGCTCGCGGGCGCAGCTCGACCGCGCCATCGCGGAGATCGAGGCGGCGCCCGGCATCGTGCTGTTCACGCTGGTCGACCAGGAGCTGAGCCTGCGCCTGGAGGAGGCCTGCCGCGAGTCCGGCTCGCCCTGCCTGTCGGTGCTGCAGCCGATCCTGTCGCTGTTCGGCTCCTACCTCGGCACGGCCTCGACGCCCAAGCCAGGCGCCCAGCACATGCTCAACGCCGACTATTTCAAGCGCATCGACGCGCTGAACTACACGATGATGCACGACGACGGGCAGACCGCGGAGGGCTACGAGGAGGCCGACGTGCTGCTGATCGGCGTCAGCCGCACCTCGAAGACGCCGACGAGCATCTACCTCGCCAACCGCGGCGTCCGCACCGCCAACATTCCGCTGGTGCCGGGCGTGCCGCTGCCGCCGGGCCTGGAGAGGCTGAGGAACCCGCTGGTGGTGGGGCTGCTCGCCTCGCCAGAGCGCATCGTGCAGATCCGCCAGAACAGGCTCCTGTCGCTCAACGCCGCCGACAAGGAGACGCCCTACGTCGACCGCATGTCGGTGTCGGAGGAGATCGCCTCCTCGCGGCGGCTCTTCGCCCAGCACGGCTGGCCGACCATCGACGTGACGCGCCGCTCGATCGAGGAGACGGCCGCCGCCATCATCGACCTGCACAAGGCCCACCGCATGAAGTTCATCACCCAGGGGTGATCCGGTGCAATCTCGGATGGTCGACTGCATCGAATGAAAGTCTCGGCCCGCGCAATACTGTCATGTCCGGTGTGGACGACGGGACTCGGTCGCGCCGTCCCGTGTTAAGGGCTGCGGAAATGCCCGCATTTCCGCAGCCCCGTCTTCCATGATCCTTCCGCCCGACGTTCGGCCGGCCTACCCGGCCCTGATGCCGCTCTTCGCCGCGGCCGAGCCCTCCTTCCGCGCCGTGCTCCGGGCGGCGGAGCGCCATGCCGCCGACTTCGCCCGCATCCTCCGCGGCGGCCCCGGCCTCGCGGGCGAGCGGCCGGCCCGGTTCGAGCAGGAATGGTTCCCGCGGCTCGACGCCGTCGCGGCCTACACGATCGTCCGCGAGGCGCGGCCGGCGCGCATCCTGGAGGTCGGCTGCGGGCACTCGTCCCGCTTCATGGCCCAGGCGATCGCCGACGGCGGCCTCGCGACCGATTTCGCCTGCGTCGATCCCCGGCCCCGCGCGCCGCTCGCCGGGCTGCCGCTGCGCCACGCGGCGCGGCCCTTCGGGCCGGAGGACGCGGAAGCCGCGGCGGCCTTCGCGGCGAACGACGTCGTGTTCATCGATTCCAGCCACGTGGTGGAGGAGGGCGGCGAGGTCGACCGGCTGCTGCTCGACGTGCTGCCGCGCCTGCCCGCCGGCGCGCTGGTGCACGTCCACGACGTGTTCCTGCCCGACGGCTACCCGCGCGCCTGGGCGGGCCGCCGCTACACCGAACAGACGGCCGTGGGGGCGCTGCTCGGCGGGGGCGGATGGGAGGTGGTCTTCGCCAGCCGCTACGTCGCGACCCGCACGGCGCTGCTGGCCGGGACGGTCGTGGAGACGCTGCCGCTCGCGCCCAGCGCGCCGGAGGTGAGCCTGTGGCTGCGGAAGCTGGGGACATGCGCCTGAGGCTGTCCCGGACCTGACCAATCGTCGGACCACGGGGTTGCGGCGCGCCCTCCGACCTGTCATCTTCCCCTGGCTCGCCAAGCGCTGCGGGAGAGACCCCGGACCCGATCCGGGGCGCCGACGGAGCAACCGCCCCGGAAACTCTCAGGCAAAAGGACCACGGCGCGAGAGCACTCTGGAGAGAGGCGCGGGGTTTTCGCCCATCGCGCCCGCCGAAGGGGACGCCGCGCGGGATCAACCCGCGATCGGCCAATCTCTCAGGCACCCGTGACAGAGAGGGGCCAGGACCGGACGGCCGCGGCGCGCGGCCCGGGTTCTGCGCCGTCCCGCTGTCACTAGGTGCATCCCCCATGAACCACATCGCCGTCATCGGCGCCGGCATCACCGGCATCACCACCGCCTATTCGCTGCTCGACCGCGGCTTCAGCGTCACGGTGTTCGACCGCCAGCGCTACGCCGCGATGGAAACCTCCTTCGCCAACGGCGGCCAGCTGTCGGCCAGCAACGCGGAAGTGTGGAACTCCTGGGGCACGGTGCTCAAGGGCCTGAAGTGGCTCGCGAAGGGCGACGCGCCGCTGCTGCTGAACCCGCGGCCCTCCTGGCACAAGTATTCCTGGCTGGCCGAGTTCGTCGCCAACATCCCGCGCTACGAGGCCAACACGGTCGCGACCACCAAGCTCGCCATCGCGGCGCGCGAGCGCCTCTTCGCCGTCGCGGCCCGCGAAAGCATCGACTTCGACCTCGAGAAGCGCGGCATCCTGCACGTCTACCGCAACCGGGCGGGCTACGACCACGCCGCCCACGTCAACGGGCTGCTGCGCCGGGGCGGGCTCGACCGGCGCCCGGTCACGCCCTCCGAGATGAAGGCGATCGAGCCCGCGCTGCACGGAGACTATTTCGGCGGCTTCTTCACGGAGTCGGACTGCACCGGCGACATCCACCGCTTCACCCGCGGCCTGGCGCAGGCCTGCCTGCGGCGCGGGGCGACGTTCGTCTACGACGCCGACGTGTCGGCCGTGGAGCCGCAGGCCGAGGGCTACGCGGTGCGCTGGTCGCCCGCCCACCAGCACGGCGCCGCACCGGGCGCCCCGGAGTCGATGACGGTCGACGGCGTGGTGATCTGCGCCGGGCTCGCCAGCCGCGCGCTCGCCCACGGCCTCGGCGACCGCGTCAACATCTACCCCGTGAAGGGCTACTCGATCACCGTCGACCTCCAGGGCGAGAGCCGCCGCGCGGCGCCCTGGGTGAGCCTGCTCGACGACGAGACCAAGATCGTGTCGAGCCGCCTCGGGCAGGACCGTTTCCGCGTCGCCGGCACGGCCGAGTTCAACGGCGAGAACCGCGACATCCGCGCCGACCGCGTGAAGCCGCTGGTGGACTGGACGCGGCAGCTCTTCCCCGCCGTCGACACCTCCAAGGTCGTGCCCTGGGCGGGCCTCCGCCCGATGATGCCCGACATGCTGCCGCGCGTCGGCCGCGGCAAGCGCCCCGGCGTGTTCTACAACACCGGCCACGGCCACCTCGGCTGGACGCTGTCGGCCGCCACCGCCGAGCTGGTCGCCGAGGAGGTGGGCCACGCCGAGGCGGTCGGGCTGCGCCGCGCCGCCTGAGCGTCCCCGGCGCGCCTACAGCCCTTCGGCGAGGCGCGCCAACTGGTCGGCGCAGCGTCCCCAGCCCTGGTGGAAGCCCATCGCCTCGTGGGCCTCGCGGTCGGCCGCGGTCCAGTGGCGGGCCCGGATCGTGTAGTGGGTCCACCCCGCCTCGTGGGGCGTGAAGGCGAGCGCGACGGTCATGAAGGGCTTGGGGGAGGGCGTCCAGGCGTCGACGTAGGCGTCGGTGAAGACGATGCGCTCGTCCGGCACGAGCTCCAGGTAGACGCCGCGGTTCGGGTAGTCGGTGCCGTCGGGGCCGCGCATCACGACGAGGCTCGCGCCCCCGACGCGCAGGTCGAGCTCCGCCACCGGCACCGTCCAGGGCTCGGGGGCGAACCAGCGCTTGAGGAGGTCCGGCTCGGTCCAGCAGCGGTAGAGCGCCGCCGGCGGCGCGTTGACGAAGCGGTTGAGGACGAGGTCGCGGTCGTCGTCGGGCGTCATGGCGCGGTCTCGGGTGGGACGCGCCCAGGATGGCAGCGGGGACGGGCGGCGTCCATCGCTCGACCGTGTGCTTCCGGCGCGGCGAGGGGCATGACGCCTCGCCAGGACCGTGCCCGCATCGGCTCGATCCGGTCGCCGACCGGGCCGTAGACGGAGAGCCGGTCGAAGCCGTCGAGCGGGCGCTGCTGGCGGCGGGGCGGCGGTGACGCTAGTCTGACCCCATGATCTCCGATTTCGACATCGCGCTGCGCCTCGCCGTGGCGGCGCTGTTCGGCAGCCTCATCGGCTTCGAGCGCGAGCGGCTGATGTGGGCGGCCGGCATCCGCACCCACATGCTGGTCAGCGTCGGCGCCTGCCTCCTGATGA is drawn from Lichenibacterium dinghuense and contains these coding sequences:
- the hemJ gene encoding protoporphyrinogen oxidase HemJ, yielding MEDYYLWFKALHVVTIIAWMVGMLYLPRLMVYHATVGPNTPQSETFKVMERRLYRGILTPAMLAAWATGLWIAYQGGWFHAHWLHGKILLVVLMTGVHGVLGANVRRFAGDANAKSATYFRVVNEIPTVLLIGIVILVVVKPF
- the hemE gene encoding uroporphyrinogen decarboxylase — its product is MEDPIRRSAGGDPGEASLFLRVLDGEVAPKPPVWLMRQAGRYLPEYREVRATAPTFLDLCYDPKRAAEVTLQPIRRFGFDAAILFSDILVVPDALGLPTAFESGHGPKLKPVTTAEGFSELHEAVDMGRLAPVLETVERVRGALGPETALIGFCGAPFTVASYMVAGSGTPDQGPARDLAYRDPELFGRIIDRVTEASVTYLSAQLDAGADAVMIFDSWAGVLPRLEYERWSQAPIERIVAGVRARRPGARIVGFPRVSGGQLLRAAESGVTALGLDIVVDPHWADAALPRALPVQGNLDPKALIAGGRALDAAVDDIRGAFARRPHVFNLGHGITPDTPIPHVQRLVARLRA
- a CDS encoding pyruvate, water dikinase regulatory protein, with protein sequence MGRHYFHLHLISDSTGETLIAASRAVAAQYQDVSSIEHVYPLVRSRAQLDRAIAEIEAAPGIVLFTLVDQELSLRLEEACRESGSPCLSVLQPILSLFGSYLGTASTPKPGAQHMLNADYFKRIDALNYTMMHDDGQTAEGYEEADVLLIGVSRTSKTPTSIYLANRGVRTANIPLVPGVPLPPGLERLRNPLVVGLLASPERIVQIRQNRLLSLNAADKETPYVDRMSVSEEIASSRRLFAQHGWPTIDVTRRSIEETAAAIIDLHKAHRMKFITQG
- a CDS encoding class I SAM-dependent methyltransferase, yielding MILPPDVRPAYPALMPLFAAAEPSFRAVLRAAERHAADFARILRGGPGLAGERPARFEQEWFPRLDAVAAYTIVREARPARILEVGCGHSSRFMAQAIADGGLATDFACVDPRPRAPLAGLPLRHAARPFGPEDAEAAAAFAANDVVFIDSSHVVEEGGEVDRLLLDVLPRLPAGALVHVHDVFLPDGYPRAWAGRRYTEQTAVGALLGGGGWEVVFASRYVATRTALLAGTVVETLPLAPSAPEVSLWLRKLGTCA
- a CDS encoding D-amino acid dehydrogenase, whose product is MNHIAVIGAGITGITTAYSLLDRGFSVTVFDRQRYAAMETSFANGGQLSASNAEVWNSWGTVLKGLKWLAKGDAPLLLNPRPSWHKYSWLAEFVANIPRYEANTVATTKLAIAARERLFAVAARESIDFDLEKRGILHVYRNRAGYDHAAHVNGLLRRGGLDRRPVTPSEMKAIEPALHGDYFGGFFTESDCTGDIHRFTRGLAQACLRRGATFVYDADVSAVEPQAEGYAVRWSPAHQHGAAPGAPESMTVDGVVICAGLASRALAHGLGDRVNIYPVKGYSITVDLQGESRRAAPWVSLLDDETKIVSSRLGQDRFRVAGTAEFNGENRDIRADRVKPLVDWTRQLFPAVDTSKVVPWAGLRPMMPDMLPRVGRGKRPGVFYNTGHGHLGWTLSAATAELVAEEVGHAEAVGLRRAA
- a CDS encoding SRPBCC family protein; this translates as MTPDDDRDLVLNRFVNAPPAALYRCWTEPDLLKRWFAPEPWTVPVAELDLRVGGASLVVMRGPDGTDYPNRGVYLELVPDERIVFTDAYVDAWTPSPKPFMTVALAFTPHEAGWTHYTIRARHWTAADREAHEAMGFHQGWGRCADQLARLAEGL